In Pseudomonas sp. DNDY-54, a genomic segment contains:
- the rhlB gene encoding ATP-dependent RNA helicase RhlB translates to MLKALKKIFGKGSAAHTATQPSDNTPKHVDTSLPARPETPATLSVDAPSAAAPKKPRKERSPKPAAPPAPEWNLEDFQVEAIEGKTRFHDFKLSPELMHAIQDLGFPYCTPIQAQVLGFTLKGRDAIGRAQTGTGKTAAFLISTITQLLQTPPPSDRYMGEPRALIIAPTRELVVQIAKDALDLTKYTDLNVMSFVGGMDFDKQLKALESRYCDILVATPGRLLDFNQRGEVHLDMVEVLVLDEADRMLDMGFIPQVRQIIRQTPPKSERQTLLFSATFTEDVMNLAKQWTTDPAIVEIEAVNVASDSVEQHVYAVAGSDKYKLLYNLITQNDWTRVMVFANRKDEVRRIEERLTRDGISAVQMSGDVPQHKRIRALEGFREGKIRVMVATDVAGRGIHVDGISHVINFTLPEVPDDYVHRIGRTGRAGATGTSISFAGEDDAFALPAIETLLGRTISCEMPPAELLTPVPPKR, encoded by the coding sequence GTGCTCAAAGCACTCAAGAAGATTTTTGGCAAAGGCTCTGCAGCACACACTGCGACCCAGCCGTCCGACAACACCCCGAAGCATGTCGACACCTCTCTTCCTGCGCGACCTGAAACGCCAGCCACCCTGTCAGTCGATGCGCCCTCAGCGGCGGCACCGAAGAAGCCCCGCAAAGAGCGCTCACCTAAACCTGCTGCGCCACCCGCGCCTGAATGGAACTTGGAAGATTTCCAGGTCGAAGCAATAGAAGGCAAAACACGCTTTCATGACTTCAAGCTCTCCCCCGAGCTGATGCATGCCATCCAGGATTTGGGATTTCCCTACTGCACACCGATCCAGGCACAGGTCCTCGGGTTCACGCTCAAAGGCCGTGATGCCATCGGGCGTGCCCAGACCGGCACCGGAAAGACCGCCGCGTTTCTGATTTCAACCATCACTCAATTGCTGCAGACCCCGCCGCCCAGCGACCGCTACATGGGTGAGCCGCGGGCGTTGATCATCGCGCCCACCCGGGAACTGGTGGTGCAGATTGCAAAAGATGCACTAGACCTCACCAAGTACACCGACTTGAACGTGATGAGCTTTGTCGGCGGCATGGATTTCGACAAACAGCTGAAGGCTTTGGAGAGCCGCTATTGCGACATTCTGGTGGCGACTCCTGGGCGTCTGTTGGACTTCAATCAGCGTGGCGAAGTGCATCTGGATATGGTCGAGGTGCTGGTTCTCGACGAAGCTGATCGCATGCTCGATATGGGGTTCATTCCGCAAGTTCGTCAGATCATCCGGCAGACCCCGCCGAAGAGCGAGCGCCAGACGTTGCTGTTTTCGGCCACCTTCACCGAAGACGTGATGAACCTGGCCAAGCAATGGACCACCGACCCAGCCATTGTCGAAATCGAAGCCGTGAACGTGGCTAGCGACTCGGTCGAGCAACACGTTTATGCCGTGGCAGGTAGCGATAAATACAAGCTGCTCTATAACCTGATCACCCAGAACGACTGGACTCGCGTCATGGTCTTTGCCAATCGAAAGGACGAGGTTCGCCGCATCGAGGAACGCCTCACCCGCGACGGTATCAGCGCCGTTCAGATGTCCGGCGACGTGCCCCAACACAAGCGAATCCGCGCGCTTGAAGGCTTCCGTGAAGGCAAGATCCGGGTCATGGTCGCGACTGATGTCGCCGGGCGAGGCATACACGTCGACGGTATCAGTCACGTCATCAACTTTACCCTGCCGGAAGTGCCAGACGACTATGTCCACCGCATCGGCCGTACCGGGCGGGCCGGTGCCACCGGCACCTCGATCAGCTTTGCCGGCGAAGACGATGCCTTTGCCTTGCCGGCCATTGAAACGCTGCTCGGGCGCACGATCAGCTGTGAAATGCCACCGGCCGAACTACTGACTCCAGTGCCGCCCAAACGCTAG
- a CDS encoding molybdenum cofactor biosynthesis protein MoaE: protein MSVRVQQAPFDPGVELNALHAANLGIGAVAGFVGYVRDFNDGHDVAGMLLEHAPGMTEKALQKIAEEAAARWPLLKLEILHRVGRLEPGEPIVFVGAASAHREAAFDGCRFVMDYLKTRAPFWKKEDTPAGARWVEGRCSDQLAAGRWQQEPTD, encoded by the coding sequence ATGAGCGTGCGGGTACAGCAGGCGCCTTTCGATCCGGGCGTCGAACTCAATGCGCTACACGCGGCTAATCTGGGCATTGGCGCGGTGGCCGGCTTTGTCGGTTACGTCCGCGATTTCAATGATGGTCACGACGTTGCCGGAATGTTGCTGGAACATGCACCGGGCATGACGGAAAAGGCGCTGCAGAAAATAGCAGAGGAGGCCGCGGCTCGTTGGCCTCTACTCAAGCTGGAAATTCTGCACAGGGTCGGACGGCTCGAGCCGGGTGAGCCGATCGTTTTCGTTGGCGCTGCGAGCGCTCATCGTGAGGCCGCATTCGACGGCTGCCGATTCGTAATGGATTACTTGAAAACTCGAGCGCCGTTCTGGAAGAAGGAAGACACCCCCGCCGGCGCCCGGTGGGTTGAGGGCCGCTGCAGCGATCAGCTAGCGGCTGGTCGCTGGCAGCAAGAGCCAACCGACTAG
- a CDS encoding MoaD/ThiS family protein produces MIQVQYFARYREALGLDAEQMDWDPSFKQLDDLRQRLLARGNEWTVLGEQNLMCARNQELCSLDEPLADGDEVAFFPTVTGG; encoded by the coding sequence ATGATCCAGGTGCAGTATTTTGCACGCTATCGCGAGGCCCTTGGCTTGGACGCCGAGCAAATGGATTGGGACCCGAGCTTTAAGCAGCTCGATGATCTCAGGCAGCGGCTACTGGCGCGCGGTAATGAATGGACGGTATTGGGTGAGCAGAATCTAATGTGCGCACGCAACCAGGAGCTGTGCAGCCTCGACGAGCCGTTGGCCGATGGCGATGAGGTCGCATTCTTCCCCACCGTAACTGGAGGCTGA
- the moaC gene encoding cyclic pyranopterin monophosphate synthase MoaC, translating to MLTHLDSNGRANMVDVTAKAVTAREAVAEAKVHMRPETLRMIQQGGHPKGDVFAVARIAGIQAAKRTHELIPLCHPLLLTSVKVELQPEGDDCVRIEARCKLAGQTGVEMEALTAASIAALTIYDMCKAVDKGMTIEGLRLLEKHGGKSGHWQAPV from the coding sequence ATGCTCACTCATCTCGATTCCAACGGACGCGCCAATATGGTCGACGTCACTGCCAAGGCCGTTACGGCACGTGAGGCAGTGGCGGAGGCCAAGGTGCATATGCGTCCTGAAACCCTGCGGATGATCCAGCAGGGCGGCCATCCCAAAGGTGACGTCTTCGCTGTTGCCCGCATCGCCGGCATCCAAGCCGCGAAGAGGACTCATGAGCTGATCCCGCTCTGCCATCCGTTGCTGCTCACCAGCGTCAAAGTCGAGCTGCAGCCGGAAGGAGACGATTGTGTGCGGATCGAGGCACGCTGCAAGCTGGCCGGTCAAACGGGCGTGGAAATGGAAGCGCTAACCGCTGCGAGCATCGCGGCATTGACGATTTATGACATGTGCAAAGCAGTCGACAAAGGAATGACCATCGAAGGCCTGCGATTGCTAGAGAAGCATGGTGGCAAGAGCGGTCATTGGCAGGCCCCCGTATGA
- a CDS encoding PhoH family protein → MDDYGRPRATQPTLYVLDTNVLIHDPNALLNFQEHQVAIPMTVLEELDQLKTGKHTVAAECRQAIRLIDKVLGDATPEEVELGVPIQREKSGPCGSLSILMSKVADSTALPDDLNDNKIINQVVELQRRTAGVPVVLVTNDINMRLKARACGVASEDYHTDKLVDDVGQLSRGYHSLSGSFWDRVSKVDTHQGHGRTWHRVQLIDNLPAVHINEFILDEQGFVGWIKGIKADELLLLDMHQEPLLHQEAWGLRPRDIHQALALFALLDPDIHLVNLSGAAGSGKTILALAAAIEQTVVSKRYRRIIATRSVQGLDEDIGFLPGTEAEKMEPWLGAITDNLEALHMDDENTHGSVDYILQKVPLQFKSLNYIRGRSFQQSLILIDECQNLTPHQMKTIITRAGSGSKVVCLGNLAQIDTPYLSATSSGLTYLTERFKDFPHGMHITLQGVPRSILAEYAEAHM, encoded by the coding sequence ATGGATGACTACGGCAGACCCCGCGCAACTCAGCCCACCCTCTACGTTCTCGATACAAACGTTCTGATACACGACCCCAACGCGTTGCTGAATTTTCAGGAGCACCAGGTCGCCATTCCGATGACGGTGCTGGAGGAGCTGGACCAGCTCAAGACTGGCAAGCACACTGTGGCCGCCGAATGCCGTCAGGCGATCCGGCTAATCGACAAGGTGCTAGGTGACGCTACTCCCGAAGAGGTCGAGCTTGGCGTCCCGATCCAGCGCGAGAAGAGCGGGCCGTGCGGCAGTCTGTCCATCCTGATGAGCAAGGTCGCAGATTCCACTGCGCTTCCGGATGACCTCAACGACAACAAGATCATCAACCAGGTTGTCGAGCTCCAGCGGCGCACGGCCGGCGTGCCGGTGGTGCTGGTCACCAACGATATCAACATGCGGCTGAAGGCGCGCGCCTGTGGCGTTGCGTCTGAGGATTACCACACCGACAAGCTGGTGGACGATGTCGGTCAGCTGTCTCGCGGTTACCACAGCTTGAGCGGGTCCTTTTGGGACCGTGTCAGTAAGGTCGATACGCATCAGGGGCACGGGCGGACCTGGCACCGGGTTCAGCTGATCGATAATTTGCCCGCGGTACATATCAACGAGTTCATCCTCGATGAACAGGGCTTCGTCGGCTGGATCAAGGGCATCAAGGCGGACGAGCTGCTTTTGCTCGATATGCATCAGGAGCCGCTGCTGCATCAGGAGGCCTGGGGATTGCGCCCGCGAGACATTCATCAGGCGTTGGCGCTTTTCGCTTTGCTTGACCCGGACATTCATCTGGTCAACCTGTCGGGCGCTGCCGGGTCTGGTAAGACGATTTTGGCATTGGCCGCTGCCATCGAGCAGACCGTGGTGAGCAAGCGCTACCGTCGAATCATTGCGACACGCAGTGTGCAAGGGCTGGATGAGGACATTGGCTTTCTACCGGGAACTGAAGCGGAGAAGATGGAGCCGTGGCTCGGTGCGATTACCGATAACCTCGAGGCGCTGCACATGGATGACGAAAATACCCACGGCAGCGTGGATTACATCCTGCAAAAGGTGCCTTTGCAGTTCAAATCCCTCAACTACATCCGCGGCCGTAGCTTCCAGCAGAGTTTGATTTTGATCGATGAGTGCCAGAACCTCACGCCGCACCAGATGAAGACGATCATCACCCGCGCGGGTAGCGGTTCGAAGGTGGTTTGTCTGGGCAACCTGGCCCAGATCGACACTCCCTATTTGTCCGCCACCAGTTCTGGGCTGACCTACCTGACCGAACGATTCAAGGATTTCCCACACGGCATGCACATCACTTTGCAGGGTGTCCCGCGTTCGATCCTGGCGGAATACGCAGAGGCGCATATGTAG
- the dmeF gene encoding CDF family Co(II)/Ni(II) efflux transporter DmeF, whose translation MTECNHSRWAPSHEYRPLEKGAERQTWAVVVLTGLTMAAEIVAGHLLNSMALLADGWHMASHMVAIGMAAVAYALARRYANDRRFAFGTWKIEVLAGFASAVLLVVVALMMIVESLSRFWSPAQIGFNEALWVAMVGLLVNMVSAWLLRDQHDHHHAHHDHDHDHDHDHDHDHDHDHDHDHDHDQSDSAAPGRDLNRHAAFIHVLTDGLTSIAAIIALLGAKYFGWNWLDPLMGIVGAMVILIWAKGLLGETGKALLDREMDNPLVQRVRRQLEAIPDTEVTDLHLWRVGRAQFSCIVTIVTHRNHTADRYKAELTKFSELVHVTAEVNRCGENTQIDS comes from the coding sequence ATGACTGAATGCAATCATTCCCGCTGGGCGCCGTCCCACGAGTACCGCCCGCTCGAGAAGGGTGCTGAGCGGCAAACCTGGGCTGTGGTAGTGCTGACTGGGTTGACCATGGCTGCCGAGATCGTCGCGGGCCACCTGTTAAACTCCATGGCATTGCTGGCTGATGGTTGGCACATGGCATCTCATATGGTGGCCATCGGCATGGCAGCGGTTGCGTATGCGCTGGCGCGCCGCTACGCGAATGACCGGCGCTTCGCCTTCGGAACCTGGAAAATAGAAGTGCTGGCGGGCTTCGCCAGTGCGGTACTGCTGGTCGTCGTGGCGCTGATGATGATCGTCGAATCGCTGTCGCGCTTCTGGTCACCGGCGCAGATCGGTTTCAACGAAGCGTTATGGGTAGCAATGGTCGGATTGTTGGTGAATATGGTGTCGGCCTGGCTGTTGCGCGACCAGCATGACCACCACCACGCTCATCACGATCACGATCACGATCACGATCACGATCACGATCACGATCACGATCACGATCACGATCACGATCACGATCACGATCAGTCGGATTCAGCAGCGCCCGGGCGCGACCTTAACCGCCATGCAGCCTTTATTCATGTGCTAACCGACGGCCTGACCTCGATCGCTGCGATCATTGCGTTGCTGGGTGCTAAGTATTTTGGTTGGAACTGGCTGGACCCGTTGATGGGGATCGTTGGGGCGATGGTGATCTTGATCTGGGCCAAAGGCCTGTTGGGTGAGACCGGGAAGGCGCTACTGGACCGGGAGATGGACAACCCGCTCGTACAACGCGTGCGGCGGCAACTGGAGGCGATACCCGACACCGAAGTAACCGATCTGCATCTGTGGCGAGTCGGTCGTGCTCAATTCAGCTGTATCGTCACGATTGTCACCCATCGGAACCATACCGCCGATCGCTACAAGGCTGAACTGACCAAGTTCTCTGAGTTGGTACACGTGACAGCCGAGGTCAATCGGTGCGGCGAAAACACACAGATTGATTCCTGA
- the yaaA gene encoding peroxide stress protein YaaA yields the protein MLMVISPAKTLDYDTPPTTKRFTQPEHLDHAQQLIDQLRDLSPQQISELMHLSDKLAALNVARYGSWTPDFTADNAKQALLAFKGDVYTGLNASDFSEQDFDYAQKHLRMLSGLYGILRPLDLMQPYRLEMGTKLANVRGKDLYAFWGERISTWLNDALTAQGDDVLLNLASNEYFGAVKRNALNARVIDVDFKDMKNGQYKIISFYAKKARGLMTRYVIKERIERPEQLKNFNYDGYRYSPDDSSTDHLVFLRDAQA from the coding sequence ATGCTGATGGTGATTTCGCCGGCCAAGACCCTGGATTACGACACCCCACCGACGACTAAACGCTTCACTCAACCTGAACACCTTGACCACGCTCAGCAGCTTATCGATCAGCTGCGCGATCTGTCACCGCAGCAGATCAGCGAACTGATGCACCTGTCGGACAAGCTCGCGGCCCTGAACGTCGCTCGCTACGGAAGCTGGACGCCAGACTTCACGGCGGACAATGCCAAGCAGGCGCTGCTCGCCTTCAAGGGCGATGTGTATACAGGCCTGAATGCCAGCGATTTTTCCGAGCAAGACTTCGACTACGCACAGAAGCACCTGCGAATGCTGTCCGGACTCTATGGGATTCTTCGGCCGCTCGACCTGATGCAGCCCTACAGACTGGAGATGGGAACCAAGCTTGCCAACGTACGCGGCAAAGACCTTTATGCCTTCTGGGGGGAACGCATCAGCACATGGCTTAACGATGCATTAACGGCCCAAGGTGACGATGTACTGCTGAACCTGGCGTCGAATGAATACTTCGGTGCGGTTAAACGCAACGCTTTGAACGCGCGGGTAATCGACGTCGACTTCAAAGACATGAAAAACGGCCAGTACAAGATCATCAGCTTCTACGCCAAGAAAGCCCGTGGCCTGATGACCCGCTATGTCATCAAAGAGCGCATCGAGCGGCCTGAGCAGCTAAAAAACTTCAATTACGACGGCTATCGCTATAGTCCAGATGACTCATCAACTGATCATTTGGTGTTTCTGCGCGACGCTCAAGCCTGA
- a CDS encoding mannose-1-phosphate guanylyltransferase/mannose-6-phosphate isomerase yields the protein MIPVILSGGSGSRLWPLSRKAFPKQFLALTAEQTLFQQTIERLAFEGMQPPLLVCNQEHRFIVKEQLAARKLEIQGLMLEPFGRNTAPAIAIAAMKLVEDGRDELLLVLPADHVIEDHKAFQRSLALATNAAENGEMVLFGIPATSPETGYGYIKCDHTERNGLPEGVNRVTNFVEKPDEARAQQYVESGDYYWNSGMFLFRASVFLEELKKHDPDIYDTCWVALERSVKNGQEVLIDPATFACCPDNSIDYAVMEKTELACVVPMSAGWSDVGSWSSLWDVLEKDENGNVTRGDVIVEDSRNCLVHGNGKLVTVVGLDNIVVVETKDATMIAHKDKVQDVKKLVNKLDAMKRSETQNHCAVYRPWGWYDSVDMGGRFQVKRICVNPGAQLSLQMHHHRAEHWIVVSGTAQVTCNDKTFLLTENQSTYIPVTSIHRLANPGKIPLEIIEVQSGSYLGEDDIERLDDVYGRAPDVTSHSAR from the coding sequence ATGATCCCGGTCATCCTTTCAGGCGGCAGTGGTTCCCGGCTTTGGCCTCTTTCGCGCAAAGCGTTCCCCAAGCAATTCCTGGCGCTGACAGCTGAGCAGACGCTGTTCCAACAAACCATTGAGCGTCTTGCTTTTGAGGGGATGCAACCACCGCTGCTGGTTTGCAACCAAGAACATCGTTTTATCGTCAAAGAGCAGCTGGCGGCGCGCAAGCTGGAGATCCAAGGGCTCATGCTTGAACCCTTCGGCCGCAATACCGCACCCGCAATTGCTATAGCTGCGATGAAGCTCGTCGAAGATGGCCGCGACGAACTGTTGCTGGTTCTGCCAGCGGATCATGTCATCGAAGACCATAAGGCGTTTCAGCGCTCCCTTGCGCTGGCTACCAACGCAGCGGAAAACGGCGAGATGGTTCTGTTCGGCATTCCCGCGACCAGCCCAGAGACCGGTTACGGCTACATCAAGTGTGACCACACCGAGCGCAATGGCCTGCCAGAAGGTGTCAACCGCGTCACTAACTTTGTCGAGAAGCCTGATGAAGCGCGCGCTCAACAGTACGTTGAGTCGGGCGACTATTACTGGAACAGCGGGATGTTTCTGTTCCGCGCCAGCGTCTTCCTGGAAGAGCTGAAAAAGCACGATCCAGACATTTACGACACATGCTGGGTCGCCCTGGAGCGCAGCGTCAAAAATGGTCAGGAAGTGCTGATCGACCCTGCGACTTTCGCCTGCTGCCCCGACAATTCCATCGACTACGCAGTGATGGAGAAGACTGAACTGGCCTGCGTGGTGCCAATGTCCGCCGGCTGGAGCGATGTCGGCTCGTGGTCTTCTCTCTGGGACGTCCTGGAAAAAGACGAGAACGGCAACGTGACCCGCGGCGATGTGATCGTCGAAGACAGCCGAAACTGTCTCGTGCATGGCAATGGCAAGCTGGTAACAGTGGTTGGCCTGGACAACATCGTCGTGGTCGAGACCAAGGACGCGACCATGATCGCGCACAAGGATAAGGTCCAGGACGTCAAGAAGCTCGTCAACAAGCTCGACGCCATGAAGCGCTCCGAAACGCAGAATCACTGCGCCGTTTATCGCCCCTGGGGCTGGTACGACTCGGTCGATATGGGCGGTCGCTTCCAAGTCAAACGCATCTGCGTCAATCCGGGTGCGCAGCTCTCGTTGCAGATGCACCACCACCGGGCGGAACACTGGATCGTTGTATCGGGCACGGCCCAAGTGACGTGCAACGATAAGACGTTCCTGCTTACCGAGAACCAGTCGACTTACATTCCAGTGACTTCAATCCATCGCTTGGCCAACCCAGGCAAGATTCCGCTGGAAATCATTGAAGTTCAATCAGGGAGCTATCTCGGTGAAGACGACATTGAGCGGTTGGATGACGTTTACGGCCGTGCACCTGATGTCACTAGCCATTCAGCGCGCTGA
- a CDS encoding helicase HerA-like domain-containing protein, with translation MVDSNRFVLGADAAGDANTHPLRLVNRHGLVAGATGTGKTVTLQRLAEQFSDAGIAVFAADIKGDLCGLGAPGSPQGKIAERIASMPWLDHQPQAYPVTLWDVYGVSGHPLRTTLTEMGPLLLGSLLELTDSQQAALYAAFKVADREGLLLLDLKDLKALLSYLKQHPETLGDDAALMTSASSQALLRRLATLEQQGAEALFGEPALALEDILQPARDGRGRIHLLDASQLVHQAPKVYATFLLWLLAELFEQLPERGDADRPLLALFFDEAHLLFSDTPKALQDRLVQVVRLIRSKGVGVYFVTQSPADLPDEVLAQLGLRIQHGLRAFTVKEQKALRAVAEGFRTNPAFSAMDSLVDLGIGEALVGGLEDKGTPAMVQRVAIAPPQSRVGPLGQNERSALIAESPLRSRYDKAVDRESAYEILLQRAQQSVKADSQEPTAATKNDAGDAFGDLAGRVFKSALRQAASQLGRQLARGLMGSLLGSKR, from the coding sequence ATGGTGGATAGCAATCGCTTCGTGCTCGGTGCCGACGCTGCTGGCGACGCCAACACCCATCCGCTTCGACTGGTCAATCGTCATGGTCTCGTCGCGGGCGCGACGGGGACTGGCAAGACGGTGACGTTGCAGCGACTTGCTGAGCAGTTCAGCGATGCCGGTATCGCCGTCTTTGCGGCTGATATCAAGGGCGATCTGTGCGGACTGGGCGCGCCGGGATCACCTCAAGGAAAGATCGCTGAGCGTATCGCCAGCATGCCTTGGCTCGATCATCAGCCGCAGGCGTATCCGGTGACCCTATGGGATGTGTATGGCGTGAGCGGCCACCCGCTCCGTACGACGCTGACCGAAATGGGCCCGCTCCTTCTGGGAAGTCTGCTTGAACTGACCGATAGCCAGCAGGCCGCTCTCTACGCGGCATTCAAAGTCGCCGATCGCGAGGGGCTGCTGCTCTTGGACTTGAAGGATCTCAAAGCGCTGCTGAGTTACCTCAAGCAACACCCCGAGACGCTGGGAGACGATGCAGCGTTGATGACCAGCGCCTCGTCCCAAGCCTTATTGCGGCGGTTGGCAACCTTGGAGCAGCAAGGTGCCGAAGCGCTGTTTGGTGAGCCCGCGCTTGCGCTGGAAGACATTCTGCAGCCCGCGCGTGACGGCCGCGGTCGAATCCATTTGCTCGACGCCAGTCAACTCGTGCACCAGGCGCCCAAGGTCTATGCGACCTTTCTGTTGTGGCTATTGGCCGAGCTATTTGAACAGTTGCCTGAGCGAGGCGACGCAGATCGCCCACTGCTGGCGTTGTTCTTTGACGAGGCACACCTGTTATTCAGTGATACCCCGAAAGCCCTGCAGGATCGGCTTGTGCAGGTTGTACGGTTGATTCGGTCGAAAGGTGTGGGTGTCTACTTCGTTACCCAGTCACCCGCCGATCTCCCGGATGAGGTATTGGCGCAGCTGGGCTTGCGTATCCAGCATGGGCTGAGGGCATTTACCGTCAAAGAACAGAAGGCTTTGCGCGCAGTCGCTGAGGGTTTCAGAACCAACCCCGCATTCTCGGCCATGGATTCGCTGGTCGACCTTGGGATAGGCGAAGCGCTGGTCGGTGGGCTCGAAGACAAGGGCACCCCTGCCATGGTGCAGCGCGTGGCCATCGCTCCTCCGCAGTCGAGAGTGGGGCCTCTTGGCCAGAACGAACGTAGCGCGCTAATCGCCGAGTCACCGTTGCGCTCGCGCTACGATAAAGCGGTTGATCGCGAGTCGGCTTACGAAATCCTGCTCCAGCGGGCGCAGCAGTCCGTCAAGGCCGATTCGCAGGAGCCGACCGCCGCGACGAAAAACGATGCTGGCGACGCGTTCGGTGATCTCGCGGGGCGTGTCTTCAAGAGTGCGCTGCGGCAGGCAGCCTCACAGCTTGGGCGGCAACTGGCGCGGGGATTAATGGGATCCCTGCTCGGAAGCAAGCGTTGA